One Anolis carolinensis isolate JA03-04 chromosome 5, rAnoCar3.1.pri, whole genome shotgun sequence DNA segment encodes these proteins:
- the aasdh gene encoding beta-alanine-activating enzyme isoform X2 has translation MTLQEIFQIAARLYPERRAVCFDECNSEAPVTYTYKAVITLADELTALLRKHCEFGESLEIGLYCYPGINLPSWIIGILQVPAAYSPIDPDALPSLSAYFMKKCNFQYVLVEKDKMDKFTVTHGHLFTLNSLEMHSVGLILFQRKNSDVDINLMIEYVKDKQSPEVTNQQHVPKPFQELLDVREKHSIAYILHTSGTTGLPKIVRVPHKCIVPNILHLRDIFQITPDDIVFMASPLTFDPSVVELFIALTSGASLLIVPHLIKMLPQKLSKALFHQHRVSVLQATPTLIRRFGIQCIQSKVLSADTSLRILALGGEAFPGVNVLRSWKEKGNKTHIFNIYGITEVSCWATYYKIPEEVFSSHQFDSLVPLGAPLSGTVVEVKDTNGFTVLEGDGQVYLGGKERVCFLDEEITLPMGTMRATGDYVRVQGSEMLFLGRKDNQIKRHGKRLNIEYVEQIVEGCCQVETCAVISYQQEKLILFVVPKGHLKRRHFLKKLQQFLPSHAVPDDFLLIDSLPFTAHGKIDVSELNTIYSNYLSSRRNDAKLSEKEELWQRLQCLWKSHLNLPDDSSSITKEALFLQSGGDSLKALQFHEEVEFMLGKTVPGLLEILLSRSVGDVYEHILRTAFLGDDVKGSCTNALKRKNYENESEDTRAKQKQERLSAEVDPVGLIALRRGNRSLSIGEPLKNQSETEQVGDNATQTTQHDVTIASNENIAEVDFVIKTSLQENPRKTFENLALSIRWKSDLQKCVDASPLVVISTSDNYPSSFVYIGSHSHIIQAIDLHSGEVKWEISLADRIESSACVSKCGNFIIVGCYNGLVYVLRSSNGQVHWTFSTEDAVKSSPTVDPSTGLIFIGSHDHHVYALDIYKEECVWKLNTEAGAVFSSPHLSVLPHHLYVATLGGLLLAVNPIMGNIIWKHVCGKPIFSSPHCNKDSVCVGCVDGNLYCFSHFGEKVWVFSSNGPIFSSPCISNCTNEVFFGSHDYYIYCCNMEGNLMWKFKTTSTVYATPFVFQSQAFGGKPFLAVVSTDGRIWILNAKTGLIEGSGKLPGEVFSSPVVCGTRILVGCRNNYVYCMDLCISENNTTA, from the exons ATGACTCTTCAGGAGATTTTTCAGATTGCAGCCCGTTTATATCCtgagagaagagcagtgtgctTTGATGAATGCAACAGCGAGGCTCCTGTTACCTATACATACAAGGCAGTTATTACTTTGGCTGATGAACTAACAGCTTTATTGAGGAAACATTGTGAATTTGGTGAAAGTTTGGAAATAGGCCTCTACTGCTACCCAGGAATCAATTTGCCGTCTTGGATTATAGG AATTCTTCAAGTGCCAGCTGCATATTCTCCTATTGATCCAGATGCCCTGCCAAGCCTCTCTGCCTATTTTATGAAAAAGTGTAACTTCCAATATGTCCTCGTAGAAAAAGACAAAATGGAT AAATTCACGGTAACACACGGACACTTGTTTACTCTTAATTCTCTTGAAATGCACAGTGTTGGCTTAATTCTTTTCCAGAGGAAAAATAGTGATGTAGATATAAATCTGATGATAGAATATGTCAAAGACAAACAGAGTCCTGAAGTGACAAATCAGCAACATGTGCCAAAACCATTCCAGGAGTTGTTGGATGTCAGAGAGAAACACTCCATAGCATATATTTTGCATACCTCTGGAACGACTGGGTTGCCCAAAATTGTCCGAGTGCCTCATAAATGCATAGTACCAAATATTCTTCATCTTCG agataTTTTTCAGATTACGCCAGATGATATTGTGTTTATGGCCTCTCCCTTAACATTTGACCCCTCTGTGGTTGAGTTGTTCATTGCTCTGACAAGTGGGGCTTCCCTGCTTATAGTACCCCACCTAATTAAGATGTTGCCACAGAAATTATCGAAAGCACTCTTTCATCAGCACAGAGTGTCTGTATTACAG GCTACACCAACACTCATAAGAAGATTTGGAATTCAGTGTATTCAATCAAAGGTGTTATCTGCAGATACCTCGCTGCGCATCTTAGCTCTTGGTGGAGAAGCATTTCCTGGAGTGAATGTGCTGAGAAGCTGGAAAGAAAAGGGGAACAAAACACACATCTTTAATATCTATGGTATTACAGAAGTGTCTTGCTGGGCCACCTATTACAAGATTCCTGAGGAGGTTTTCAGTTCTCATCA ATTTGATTCCCTTGTTCCACTGGGAGCTCCCTTATCTGGAACAGTAGTAGAAGTCAAAGACACAAATGGTTTTACTGTTCTAGAAGGTGATGGCCAAGTATATCTAG GAGGGAAAGAACGTGTCTGTTTTCTTGATGAGGAAATAACATTGCCTATGGGTACAATGAGAGCAACTGGAGACTATGTTCGAGTGCAGGGCTCTGAAATGCTTTTTTTGGGGAGAAAGGACAATCAAATTAAGCGACATGGCAAGCGCCTCAATATTGAATATGTAGAACAG attgtaGAAGGTTGCTGCCAAGTGGAAACGTGTGCTGTGATATCCTATCAACAGGAGAAACTAATTCTGTTTGTTGTGCCCAAAGGCCATTTGAAAAGAAGACACTTTTTAAAGAAACTCCAGCAATTTCTTCCTAGTCATGCAGTGCCGGATGACTTTTTGTTGATTGATAGTTTGCCCTTCACCGCACATg GCAAAATTGATGTGTCCGAGCTGAACACGATTTACAGTAATTATCTCAGCTCCAGAAGGAATGATGCCAAGCTGAGCGAAAAAGAAGAATTGTGGCAGAGATTGCAGTGTTTATGGAAG TCTCATCTGAATCTTCCAGATGATTCCAGCAGCATTACAAAAGAGGCGTTGTTTTTGCAGAGTGGTGGAGATTCCTTAAAAGCATTACAGTTCCATGAAGAAGTTGAATTTATGTTAGGCAAGACAGTGCCGGGGCTCCTGGAAATTCTTCTTAGTCGTTCTGTTGGGGATGTCTATGAGCATATTCTAAGGACAGCTTTCCTGGGTGATGATGTAAAAGGAAGCTGTACAAatgctttgaaaagaaaaaattatGAAAACGAGAGTGAGGACACCAGGGCAAAGCAAAAACAGGAAAGGCTGAGTGCTGAAGTGGACCCAGTTGGATTGATTGCTTTAAGACGAGGGAACCGATCTTTGTCTATTGGCGAGCCTTTGAAGAACCAGAGTGAAACAGAACAAGTGGGAGATAATGCAACACAGACAACTCAACATGATGTAACAATTGCCAGCAATGAAAATATAGCAGAGGTGGATTTTGTTATAAAAACCTCTTTACAAGAGAATCCAAGAAAAACTTTTGAAAATCTGGCACTGAGCATAAGATGGAAGTCAGATTTGCAGAAGTGTGTAGATGCATCTCCACTAGTGGTAATATCGACCTCTGATAATTATCCATCTTCCTTTGTATATATTGGATCTCATTCTCACATAATTCAAGCAATTGACCTACATTCCGGAGAAGTCAAGTGGGAAATCAGCCTTGCGGATCGTATTGAGTCCTCTGCCTGTGTATCCAAGTGTGGAAACTTCATCATTGTTG GATGTTACAATGGATTGGTGTATGTGCTCAGAAGCAGTAATGGGCAAGTACACTGGACATTTTCCACGGAGGATGCTGTGAAAAGTTCTCCGACTGTGGATCCTTCCACAGGACTCATCTTCATTGGATCTCATGACCACCATGTGTATGCCTTAGATATTTAT AAGGAAGAGTGTGTTTGGAAGTTAAACACTGAAGCTGGAGCTGTATTCTCCTCTCCTCATCTCAGTGTATTACCTCACCATTTGTATGTTGCGACACTTGGAGGACTGCTGCTTGCTGTAAATCCT ATTATGGGGAATATAATCTGGAAACATGTTTGTGGAAAACCTATCTTCTCATCACCACATTGCAACAAGGACTCTGTGTGTGTTGGGTGTGTGGATGGAAACTTGTATTGCTTTAGCCACTTCGGAGAAAAG gTTTGGGTGTTTTCCAGCAATGGACCAATTTTTTCATCACCCTGTATTTCAAATTGTACTAACGAGGTCTTTTTCGgctcccatgactactatatctacTGCTGTAATATGGAAGGTAATCTGATGTGGAAGTTCAAGACCACATCAACTGTATATGCAACTCCATTTGTCTTCCAAAGTCAGGCTTTTGGAGGTAAACCATTTCTAGCTGTTGTATCTACAGATGGCAGAATATGGATCCTGAATGCTAAGACCGGCTTGATAGAAGGGTCAGGGAAACTCCCAGGAGAAGTGTTCTCTTCTCCTGTCGTATGTGGAACAAGGATTCTTGTAGGGTGTAGAAATAACTATGTGTATTGCATGGATTTATGTATATCTGAAAACAACACAACTGCCTAA
- the aasdh gene encoding beta-alanine-activating enzyme isoform X1, which translates to MLRIPNEIFQIAARLYPERRAVCFDECNSEAPVTYTYKAVITLADELTALLRKHCEFGESLEIGLYCYPGINLPSWIIGILQVPAAYSPIDPDALPSLSAYFMKKCNFQYVLVEKDKMDKFTVTHGHLFTLNSLEMHSVGLILFQRKNSDVDINLMIEYVKDKQSPEVTNQQHVPKPFQELLDVREKHSIAYILHTSGTTGLPKIVRVPHKCIVPNILHLRDIFQITPDDIVFMASPLTFDPSVVELFIALTSGASLLIVPHLIKMLPQKLSKALFHQHRVSVLQATPTLIRRFGIQCIQSKVLSADTSLRILALGGEAFPGVNVLRSWKEKGNKTHIFNIYGITEVSCWATYYKIPEEVFSSHQFDSLVPLGAPLSGTVVEVKDTNGFTVLEGDGQVYLGGKERVCFLDEEITLPMGTMRATGDYVRVQGSEMLFLGRKDNQIKRHGKRLNIEYVEQIVEGCCQVETCAVISYQQEKLILFVVPKGHLKRRHFLKKLQQFLPSHAVPDDFLLIDSLPFTAHGKIDVSELNTIYSNYLSSRRNDAKLSEKEELWQRLQCLWKSHLNLPDDSSSITKEALFLQSGGDSLKALQFHEEVEFMLGKTVPGLLEILLSRSVGDVYEHILRTAFLGDDVKGSCTNALKRKNYENESEDTRAKQKQERLSAEVDPVGLIALRRGNRSLSIGEPLKNQSETEQVGDNATQTTQHDVTIASNENIAEVDFVIKTSLQENPRKTFENLALSIRWKSDLQKCVDASPLVVISTSDNYPSSFVYIGSHSHIIQAIDLHSGEVKWEISLADRIESSACVSKCGNFIIVGCYNGLVYVLRSSNGQVHWTFSTEDAVKSSPTVDPSTGLIFIGSHDHHVYALDIYKEECVWKLNTEAGAVFSSPHLSVLPHHLYVATLGGLLLAVNPIMGNIIWKHVCGKPIFSSPHCNKDSVCVGCVDGNLYCFSHFGEKVWVFSSNGPIFSSPCISNCTNEVFFGSHDYYIYCCNMEGNLMWKFKTTSTVYATPFVFQSQAFGGKPFLAVVSTDGRIWILNAKTGLIEGSGKLPGEVFSSPVVCGTRILVGCRNNYVYCMDLCISENNTTA; encoded by the exons GAGATTTTTCAGATTGCAGCCCGTTTATATCCtgagagaagagcagtgtgctTTGATGAATGCAACAGCGAGGCTCCTGTTACCTATACATACAAGGCAGTTATTACTTTGGCTGATGAACTAACAGCTTTATTGAGGAAACATTGTGAATTTGGTGAAAGTTTGGAAATAGGCCTCTACTGCTACCCAGGAATCAATTTGCCGTCTTGGATTATAGG AATTCTTCAAGTGCCAGCTGCATATTCTCCTATTGATCCAGATGCCCTGCCAAGCCTCTCTGCCTATTTTATGAAAAAGTGTAACTTCCAATATGTCCTCGTAGAAAAAGACAAAATGGAT AAATTCACGGTAACACACGGACACTTGTTTACTCTTAATTCTCTTGAAATGCACAGTGTTGGCTTAATTCTTTTCCAGAGGAAAAATAGTGATGTAGATATAAATCTGATGATAGAATATGTCAAAGACAAACAGAGTCCTGAAGTGACAAATCAGCAACATGTGCCAAAACCATTCCAGGAGTTGTTGGATGTCAGAGAGAAACACTCCATAGCATATATTTTGCATACCTCTGGAACGACTGGGTTGCCCAAAATTGTCCGAGTGCCTCATAAATGCATAGTACCAAATATTCTTCATCTTCG agataTTTTTCAGATTACGCCAGATGATATTGTGTTTATGGCCTCTCCCTTAACATTTGACCCCTCTGTGGTTGAGTTGTTCATTGCTCTGACAAGTGGGGCTTCCCTGCTTATAGTACCCCACCTAATTAAGATGTTGCCACAGAAATTATCGAAAGCACTCTTTCATCAGCACAGAGTGTCTGTATTACAG GCTACACCAACACTCATAAGAAGATTTGGAATTCAGTGTATTCAATCAAAGGTGTTATCTGCAGATACCTCGCTGCGCATCTTAGCTCTTGGTGGAGAAGCATTTCCTGGAGTGAATGTGCTGAGAAGCTGGAAAGAAAAGGGGAACAAAACACACATCTTTAATATCTATGGTATTACAGAAGTGTCTTGCTGGGCCACCTATTACAAGATTCCTGAGGAGGTTTTCAGTTCTCATCA ATTTGATTCCCTTGTTCCACTGGGAGCTCCCTTATCTGGAACAGTAGTAGAAGTCAAAGACACAAATGGTTTTACTGTTCTAGAAGGTGATGGCCAAGTATATCTAG GAGGGAAAGAACGTGTCTGTTTTCTTGATGAGGAAATAACATTGCCTATGGGTACAATGAGAGCAACTGGAGACTATGTTCGAGTGCAGGGCTCTGAAATGCTTTTTTTGGGGAGAAAGGACAATCAAATTAAGCGACATGGCAAGCGCCTCAATATTGAATATGTAGAACAG attgtaGAAGGTTGCTGCCAAGTGGAAACGTGTGCTGTGATATCCTATCAACAGGAGAAACTAATTCTGTTTGTTGTGCCCAAAGGCCATTTGAAAAGAAGACACTTTTTAAAGAAACTCCAGCAATTTCTTCCTAGTCATGCAGTGCCGGATGACTTTTTGTTGATTGATAGTTTGCCCTTCACCGCACATg GCAAAATTGATGTGTCCGAGCTGAACACGATTTACAGTAATTATCTCAGCTCCAGAAGGAATGATGCCAAGCTGAGCGAAAAAGAAGAATTGTGGCAGAGATTGCAGTGTTTATGGAAG TCTCATCTGAATCTTCCAGATGATTCCAGCAGCATTACAAAAGAGGCGTTGTTTTTGCAGAGTGGTGGAGATTCCTTAAAAGCATTACAGTTCCATGAAGAAGTTGAATTTATGTTAGGCAAGACAGTGCCGGGGCTCCTGGAAATTCTTCTTAGTCGTTCTGTTGGGGATGTCTATGAGCATATTCTAAGGACAGCTTTCCTGGGTGATGATGTAAAAGGAAGCTGTACAAatgctttgaaaagaaaaaattatGAAAACGAGAGTGAGGACACCAGGGCAAAGCAAAAACAGGAAAGGCTGAGTGCTGAAGTGGACCCAGTTGGATTGATTGCTTTAAGACGAGGGAACCGATCTTTGTCTATTGGCGAGCCTTTGAAGAACCAGAGTGAAACAGAACAAGTGGGAGATAATGCAACACAGACAACTCAACATGATGTAACAATTGCCAGCAATGAAAATATAGCAGAGGTGGATTTTGTTATAAAAACCTCTTTACAAGAGAATCCAAGAAAAACTTTTGAAAATCTGGCACTGAGCATAAGATGGAAGTCAGATTTGCAGAAGTGTGTAGATGCATCTCCACTAGTGGTAATATCGACCTCTGATAATTATCCATCTTCCTTTGTATATATTGGATCTCATTCTCACATAATTCAAGCAATTGACCTACATTCCGGAGAAGTCAAGTGGGAAATCAGCCTTGCGGATCGTATTGAGTCCTCTGCCTGTGTATCCAAGTGTGGAAACTTCATCATTGTTG GATGTTACAATGGATTGGTGTATGTGCTCAGAAGCAGTAATGGGCAAGTACACTGGACATTTTCCACGGAGGATGCTGTGAAAAGTTCTCCGACTGTGGATCCTTCCACAGGACTCATCTTCATTGGATCTCATGACCACCATGTGTATGCCTTAGATATTTAT AAGGAAGAGTGTGTTTGGAAGTTAAACACTGAAGCTGGAGCTGTATTCTCCTCTCCTCATCTCAGTGTATTACCTCACCATTTGTATGTTGCGACACTTGGAGGACTGCTGCTTGCTGTAAATCCT ATTATGGGGAATATAATCTGGAAACATGTTTGTGGAAAACCTATCTTCTCATCACCACATTGCAACAAGGACTCTGTGTGTGTTGGGTGTGTGGATGGAAACTTGTATTGCTTTAGCCACTTCGGAGAAAAG gTTTGGGTGTTTTCCAGCAATGGACCAATTTTTTCATCACCCTGTATTTCAAATTGTACTAACGAGGTCTTTTTCGgctcccatgactactatatctacTGCTGTAATATGGAAGGTAATCTGATGTGGAAGTTCAAGACCACATCAACTGTATATGCAACTCCATTTGTCTTCCAAAGTCAGGCTTTTGGAGGTAAACCATTTCTAGCTGTTGTATCTACAGATGGCAGAATATGGATCCTGAATGCTAAGACCGGCTTGATAGAAGGGTCAGGGAAACTCCCAGGAGAAGTGTTCTCTTCTCCTGTCGTATGTGGAACAAGGATTCTTGTAGGGTGTAGAAATAACTATGTGTATTGCATGGATTTATGTATATCTGAAAACAACACAACTGCCTAA
- the aasdh gene encoding beta-alanine-activating enzyme isoform X3, protein MLRIPNEIFQIAARLYPERRAVCFDECNSEAPVTYTYKAVITLADELTALLRKHCEFGESLEIGLYCYPGINLPSWIIGILQVPAAYSPIDPDALPSLSAYFMKKCNFQYVLVEKDKMDKFTVTHGHLFTLNSLEMHSVGLILFQRKNSDVDINLMIEYVKDKQSPEVTNQQHVPKPFQELLDVREKHSIAYILHTSGTTGLPKIVRVPHKCIVPNILHLRDIFQITPDDIVFMASPLTFDPSVVELFIALTSGASLLIVPHLIKMLPQKLSKALFHQHRVSVLQATPTLIRRFGIQCIQSKVLSADTSLRILALGGEAFPGVNVLRSWKEKGNKTHIFNIYGITEVSCWATYYKIPEEVFSSHQFDSLVPLGAPLSGTVVEVKDTNGFTVLEGDGQVYLGKIDVSELNTIYSNYLSSRRNDAKLSEKEELWQRLQCLWKSHLNLPDDSSSITKEALFLQSGGDSLKALQFHEEVEFMLGKTVPGLLEILLSRSVGDVYEHILRTAFLGDDVKGSCTNALKRKNYENESEDTRAKQKQERLSAEVDPVGLIALRRGNRSLSIGEPLKNQSETEQVGDNATQTTQHDVTIASNENIAEVDFVIKTSLQENPRKTFENLALSIRWKSDLQKCVDASPLVVISTSDNYPSSFVYIGSHSHIIQAIDLHSGEVKWEISLADRIESSACVSKCGNFIIVGCYNGLVYVLRSSNGQVHWTFSTEDAVKSSPTVDPSTGLIFIGSHDHHVYALDIYKEECVWKLNTEAGAVFSSPHLSVLPHHLYVATLGGLLLAVNPIMGNIIWKHVCGKPIFSSPHCNKDSVCVGCVDGNLYCFSHFGEKVWVFSSNGPIFSSPCISNCTNEVFFGSHDYYIYCCNMEGNLMWKFKTTSTVYATPFVFQSQAFGGKPFLAVVSTDGRIWILNAKTGLIEGSGKLPGEVFSSPVVCGTRILVGCRNNYVYCMDLCISENNTTA, encoded by the exons GAGATTTTTCAGATTGCAGCCCGTTTATATCCtgagagaagagcagtgtgctTTGATGAATGCAACAGCGAGGCTCCTGTTACCTATACATACAAGGCAGTTATTACTTTGGCTGATGAACTAACAGCTTTATTGAGGAAACATTGTGAATTTGGTGAAAGTTTGGAAATAGGCCTCTACTGCTACCCAGGAATCAATTTGCCGTCTTGGATTATAGG AATTCTTCAAGTGCCAGCTGCATATTCTCCTATTGATCCAGATGCCCTGCCAAGCCTCTCTGCCTATTTTATGAAAAAGTGTAACTTCCAATATGTCCTCGTAGAAAAAGACAAAATGGAT AAATTCACGGTAACACACGGACACTTGTTTACTCTTAATTCTCTTGAAATGCACAGTGTTGGCTTAATTCTTTTCCAGAGGAAAAATAGTGATGTAGATATAAATCTGATGATAGAATATGTCAAAGACAAACAGAGTCCTGAAGTGACAAATCAGCAACATGTGCCAAAACCATTCCAGGAGTTGTTGGATGTCAGAGAGAAACACTCCATAGCATATATTTTGCATACCTCTGGAACGACTGGGTTGCCCAAAATTGTCCGAGTGCCTCATAAATGCATAGTACCAAATATTCTTCATCTTCG agataTTTTTCAGATTACGCCAGATGATATTGTGTTTATGGCCTCTCCCTTAACATTTGACCCCTCTGTGGTTGAGTTGTTCATTGCTCTGACAAGTGGGGCTTCCCTGCTTATAGTACCCCACCTAATTAAGATGTTGCCACAGAAATTATCGAAAGCACTCTTTCATCAGCACAGAGTGTCTGTATTACAG GCTACACCAACACTCATAAGAAGATTTGGAATTCAGTGTATTCAATCAAAGGTGTTATCTGCAGATACCTCGCTGCGCATCTTAGCTCTTGGTGGAGAAGCATTTCCTGGAGTGAATGTGCTGAGAAGCTGGAAAGAAAAGGGGAACAAAACACACATCTTTAATATCTATGGTATTACAGAAGTGTCTTGCTGGGCCACCTATTACAAGATTCCTGAGGAGGTTTTCAGTTCTCATCA ATTTGATTCCCTTGTTCCACTGGGAGCTCCCTTATCTGGAACAGTAGTAGAAGTCAAAGACACAAATGGTTTTACTGTTCTAGAAGGTGATGGCCAAGTATATCTAG GCAAAATTGATGTGTCCGAGCTGAACACGATTTACAGTAATTATCTCAGCTCCAGAAGGAATGATGCCAAGCTGAGCGAAAAAGAAGAATTGTGGCAGAGATTGCAGTGTTTATGGAAG TCTCATCTGAATCTTCCAGATGATTCCAGCAGCATTACAAAAGAGGCGTTGTTTTTGCAGAGTGGTGGAGATTCCTTAAAAGCATTACAGTTCCATGAAGAAGTTGAATTTATGTTAGGCAAGACAGTGCCGGGGCTCCTGGAAATTCTTCTTAGTCGTTCTGTTGGGGATGTCTATGAGCATATTCTAAGGACAGCTTTCCTGGGTGATGATGTAAAAGGAAGCTGTACAAatgctttgaaaagaaaaaattatGAAAACGAGAGTGAGGACACCAGGGCAAAGCAAAAACAGGAAAGGCTGAGTGCTGAAGTGGACCCAGTTGGATTGATTGCTTTAAGACGAGGGAACCGATCTTTGTCTATTGGCGAGCCTTTGAAGAACCAGAGTGAAACAGAACAAGTGGGAGATAATGCAACACAGACAACTCAACATGATGTAACAATTGCCAGCAATGAAAATATAGCAGAGGTGGATTTTGTTATAAAAACCTCTTTACAAGAGAATCCAAGAAAAACTTTTGAAAATCTGGCACTGAGCATAAGATGGAAGTCAGATTTGCAGAAGTGTGTAGATGCATCTCCACTAGTGGTAATATCGACCTCTGATAATTATCCATCTTCCTTTGTATATATTGGATCTCATTCTCACATAATTCAAGCAATTGACCTACATTCCGGAGAAGTCAAGTGGGAAATCAGCCTTGCGGATCGTATTGAGTCCTCTGCCTGTGTATCCAAGTGTGGAAACTTCATCATTGTTG GATGTTACAATGGATTGGTGTATGTGCTCAGAAGCAGTAATGGGCAAGTACACTGGACATTTTCCACGGAGGATGCTGTGAAAAGTTCTCCGACTGTGGATCCTTCCACAGGACTCATCTTCATTGGATCTCATGACCACCATGTGTATGCCTTAGATATTTAT AAGGAAGAGTGTGTTTGGAAGTTAAACACTGAAGCTGGAGCTGTATTCTCCTCTCCTCATCTCAGTGTATTACCTCACCATTTGTATGTTGCGACACTTGGAGGACTGCTGCTTGCTGTAAATCCT ATTATGGGGAATATAATCTGGAAACATGTTTGTGGAAAACCTATCTTCTCATCACCACATTGCAACAAGGACTCTGTGTGTGTTGGGTGTGTGGATGGAAACTTGTATTGCTTTAGCCACTTCGGAGAAAAG gTTTGGGTGTTTTCCAGCAATGGACCAATTTTTTCATCACCCTGTATTTCAAATTGTACTAACGAGGTCTTTTTCGgctcccatgactactatatctacTGCTGTAATATGGAAGGTAATCTGATGTGGAAGTTCAAGACCACATCAACTGTATATGCAACTCCATTTGTCTTCCAAAGTCAGGCTTTTGGAGGTAAACCATTTCTAGCTGTTGTATCTACAGATGGCAGAATATGGATCCTGAATGCTAAGACCGGCTTGATAGAAGGGTCAGGGAAACTCCCAGGAGAAGTGTTCTCTTCTCCTGTCGTATGTGGAACAAGGATTCTTGTAGGGTGTAGAAATAACTATGTGTATTGCATGGATTTATGTATATCTGAAAACAACACAACTGCCTAA